The proteins below come from a single Dendropsophus ebraccatus isolate aDenEbr1 chromosome 15, aDenEbr1.pat, whole genome shotgun sequence genomic window:
- the FOXA2 gene encoding hepatocyte nuclear factor 3-beta, with translation MHSASSMLGAVKMEGHEHSDWSSYYTEPEAYSSVSNMNAGLSMNTMNTYMSMSAMSTSANMTASSMNMSYVNTGMSPSLTGMSPGTGAMAGMGSGVASMATHLSPSMSPMSAQATSMNALAPYTNINSMSPIYGQSNINRSRDPKTYRRSYTHAKPPYSYISLITMAIQQSPNKMLTLSEIYQWIMDLFPFYRQNQQRWQNSIRHSLSFNDCFLKVPRSPDKPGKGSFWTLHPDSGNMFENGCYLRRQKRFKCEKKHNPRDSGGKKLSEGASSVGSAATNSSSESSGGNESPHSSSSPCQEQKRTLVDMKSNQGLSPDHTASPVSQAQHLLSQHHSVLSHDAQSHLKPEHHYSFNHPFSINNLMSSEQQHHHHHHHHSHHHHKMDLKAYEQVMHYSGYGSPMAGSLAMSSVTNKTGLESSPISGDTSYYQGVYSRPIMNSS, from the exons ATGCACTCAGCTTCCAGTATGCTAGGAGCTGTGAAAATGGAAGGACATGAACATTCAGACTGGAGCAGCTACTACACAGAACCAGAG GCTTACTCCTCAGTAAGTAACATGAATGCTGGATTAAGCATGAACACCATGAACACCTACATGAGCATGTCAGCAATGAGCACCTCGGCTAATATGACTGCAAGTTCCATGAACATGTCCTACGTGAACACTGGAATGAGCCCTTCTCTGACTGGCATGTCTCCTGGTACTGGTGCTATGGCTGGCATGGGCTCTGGTGTAGCAAGTATGGCTACTCATCTGAGCCCTAGCATGAGCCCTATGAGTGCCCAGGCAACATCTATGAATGCACTGGCGCCCTATACCAACATCAATTCCATGAGCCCTATATATGGACAATCTAATATTAACAGATCCAGGGATCCTAAAACTTACCGGAGAAGCTACACTCATGCCAAGCCTCCTTATTCCTATATATCCCTTATTACTATGGCCATTCAACAGTCTCCTAATAAGATGCTCACCTTGAGTGAAATCTACCAGTGGATCATGGACCTTTTCCCCTTCTACAGACAGAACCAGCAGCGTTGGCAGAACTCCATCCGCCACTCTTTGTCATTCAATGACTGTTTCCTTAAAGTACCAAGGTCTCCAGATAAACCCGGCAAAGGCTCCTTCTGGACTCTCCACCCGGACTCTGGTAACATGTTTGAGAATGGCTGCTATCTGAGACGCCAGAAACGCTTCAAGTGCGAGAAAAAGCACAATCCCAGAGACAGTGGGGGTAAGAAACTCTCAGAAGGGGCATCTAGCGTGGGTTCTGCTGCCACTAACAGCAGCTCGGAAAGTTCAGGGGGCAACGAGTCTCCCCATTCCAGTTCATCCCCATGCCAGGAACAGAAGAGGACCCTTGTAGACATGAAGTCCAACCAAGGTCTGAGCCCAGATCATACAGCATCTCCTGTCTCCCAAGCCCAACACCTTCTCTCTCAACACCACTCTGTGTTGTCCCACGATGCCCAGTCCCACCTCAAACCAGAACACCACTATTCTTTCAACCACCCTTTCTCCATCAACAACCTTATGTCCTCTGAACAGcaacaccaccatcaccaccatcaccacagtcaccaccaccacaaaATGGACTTGAAAGCCTATGAACAGGTGATGCATTATTCGGGATATGGTTCCCCTATGGCAGGTAGTTTAGCAATGAGCTCAGTAACGAACAAAACTGGCTTAGAGTCTTCACCCATTTCAGGCGACACCTCATACTATCAAGGTGTGTATTCCAGACCCATAATGAACTCTTCCTAA